In one Aeromicrobium wangtongii genomic region, the following are encoded:
- a CDS encoding HAMP domain-containing sensor histidine kinase: MRLLPTSLTGRLVVTVVALVAVVSLLVAGVATVVMRSYLTGQLDRQVEASLERSQRVFGGQEQGFDPGDDRDGRQPPPDARGNRDGTLTAIIGTDRSSGFSITSSGEGRELSSSALEALEDVEPGHDPVTEHVPGLGSFRVVAAETTAGTLVLGVPTDDVDDTIQTLIWWEVLLGLAGVGVAAVAGRVLVRRQLQPLREVAATAHEVTAMPLSSGEVGETVRVPDSLTDPSTEVGQVGEALNQMLGHVERALDARYESEQQARQFLADASHELRTPLSTIKGYAELGRRSGRADPDGILAKVESEAGRMSTLVEDMLLLARLDAGRELERRPVDLTRLVVEAVNDARVVDPERRWTLDVPEEPVIVTGDEQRLHQAVTNLITNATRHTPPGTTVEVRLSVGDEIRIDVHDDGPGIDPALLPTVFERFTRGDSSRTRASGGAGLGMSLVKAIMTAHHGTASVTSSPGDTTFTLTLPA, from the coding sequence ATGCGCCTCCTGCCCACCTCGTTGACCGGACGCCTCGTCGTGACGGTCGTGGCGCTGGTCGCCGTCGTGAGCCTGCTGGTCGCGGGCGTCGCGACCGTCGTGATGCGCTCGTACCTGACCGGCCAGCTCGACCGCCAGGTCGAGGCCTCGCTGGAACGCAGCCAGCGGGTGTTCGGCGGCCAGGAGCAGGGCTTCGATCCCGGCGACGACCGTGACGGGCGCCAGCCGCCGCCGGACGCCCGCGGCAACCGGGACGGCACGCTGACCGCGATCATCGGGACCGACCGGTCCAGCGGATTCTCGATCACGTCCTCCGGTGAGGGACGAGAGCTCTCCTCATCGGCCCTGGAAGCCCTGGAGGACGTCGAGCCGGGCCACGACCCGGTGACCGAGCACGTCCCAGGGCTGGGCTCGTTCCGCGTCGTCGCCGCCGAGACCACAGCCGGGACGCTCGTCCTGGGCGTCCCCACCGACGATGTAGACGACACGATCCAGACCCTCATCTGGTGGGAGGTGCTGCTCGGTCTGGCCGGTGTCGGTGTCGCCGCCGTTGCCGGCCGGGTGCTGGTCCGCCGACAGCTGCAGCCGCTGCGCGAGGTGGCCGCCACGGCCCACGAGGTCACGGCCATGCCGTTGTCGTCCGGAGAGGTCGGCGAGACCGTCCGCGTCCCCGACTCGCTCACCGACCCGTCGACCGAGGTCGGCCAGGTCGGCGAGGCGCTCAACCAGATGCTGGGCCACGTCGAGCGGGCCCTCGACGCCCGCTACGAGAGCGAGCAGCAGGCACGCCAGTTCCTCGCCGATGCCTCCCACGAGCTGCGCACACCGCTGTCGACGATCAAGGGATACGCCGAGCTCGGCCGCCGCTCCGGCCGCGCCGATCCCGACGGGATCCTGGCCAAGGTCGAGTCCGAGGCCGGGCGCATGTCGACGCTGGTCGAGGACATGCTGCTGCTGGCCCGCCTCGACGCCGGCCGCGAGCTCGAGCGCCGCCCCGTCGACCTGACCCGGCTGGTCGTCGAGGCCGTCAACGACGCCCGGGTGGTCGATCCCGAGCGCCGCTGGACGTTGGACGTCCCCGAGGAGCCGGTCATCGTGACCGGCGACGAGCAGCGGCTCCACCAGGCGGTGACGAACCTGATCACCAATGCGACCCGGCACACGCCGCCCGGCACCACGGTCGAGGTGCGTCTGAGCGTCGGCGACGAGATCCGCATCGACGTCCACGACGACGGCCCCGGCATCGACCCGGCCCTGCTGCCGACGGTGTTCGAGCGATTCACCCGCGGCGACTCGTCCCGCACCCGGGCATCGGGCGGTGCCGGCCTGGGCATGTCGCTGGTCAAGGCGATCATGACCGCCCACCACGGCACCGCATCGGTGACCAGCTCGCCGGGCGACACGACGTTCACCCTGACCCTGCCGGCCTGA
- a CDS encoding response regulator transcription factor produces MGTSLTRADGSALRVLVVDDEPNIAELLQMALRYEGWDIRTADTGRKAVAAARDFAPDAIVLDMMLPDFDGMEVLRKVRAFAPDVPVLFLTARDSVEDRVAGLTAGGDDYVTKPFSLEEVIARLRGLMRRAGALDARPSSVITVGDLTLDEDSHEVTRAGQEIDLTATEFELLRFMMRNPRRVLSKAQILDRVWDYDFGGQANVVELYISYLRKKIDAGHKPMIHTKRGAGYVLKPAD; encoded by the coding sequence ATGGGGACCTCACTGACCCGCGCCGACGGATCGGCCTTGCGCGTGCTCGTGGTCGACGACGAGCCCAACATCGCCGAGCTGCTGCAGATGGCGCTGCGCTACGAGGGCTGGGACATCCGCACCGCGGACACCGGTCGCAAGGCCGTCGCTGCGGCCAGGGACTTCGCGCCCGACGCGATCGTCCTGGACATGATGCTGCCCGACTTCGACGGCATGGAGGTGCTGCGCAAGGTGCGTGCCTTCGCCCCTGACGTCCCCGTCCTGTTCCTGACGGCGCGCGACTCGGTGGAGGACCGCGTCGCCGGCCTGACCGCCGGTGGTGACGACTACGTGACCAAGCCGTTCAGCCTCGAGGAGGTCATCGCCCGGCTCCGTGGCCTGATGCGCCGCGCCGGCGCGCTGGACGCCCGGCCGAGCTCGGTCATCACGGTCGGCGACCTGACGCTGGACGAGGACAGCCACGAGGTGACCCGCGCCGGCCAGGAGATCGACCTGACCGCGACCGAGTTCGAGCTGCTGCGCTTCATGATGCGCAACCCCCGCCGGGTGCTGTCGAAGGCCCAGATCCTGGACCGGGTGTGGGACTACGACTTCGGCGGACAGGCCAATGTCGTCGAGCTGTACATCTCCTACCTGCGCAAGAAGATCGACGCCGGCCACAAGCCGATGATCCACACCAAGCGCGGGGCCGGCTACGTCCTCAAGCCCGCCGACTAG
- a CDS encoding DinB family protein: protein MTWTSPMPAPVDGPMTGPDRPILEGMLAHQRTTLLRICAGLTAEQLTLHSVPTSNLTLLGLARHMAKVERIWFRKRVAREDIEHLHSFEARDDTDFNHLDPADAPDAVEALRDEWRLADQAVADIDFDHTIGGHHGEMSLRMVYVHMIGEYARHNGHADLLREAIDGTTGR from the coding sequence ATGACCTGGACCTCCCCCATGCCCGCGCCCGTCGACGGACCGATGACCGGGCCGGACCGTCCGATCCTGGAGGGCATGCTGGCGCACCAGCGCACCACCCTGCTCAGGATCTGCGCCGGGCTGACGGCCGAGCAGCTGACCCTGCACTCCGTCCCGACCTCCAACCTGACCCTGCTGGGGCTGGCGCGCCACATGGCCAAGGTCGAGCGGATCTGGTTCCGCAAGCGGGTGGCGCGCGAGGACATCGAGCACCTGCACAGCTTCGAGGCGCGCGACGACACCGACTTCAACCACCTCGACCCCGCCGACGCCCCGGACGCGGTCGAGGCCCTGCGCGACGAGTGGCGGCTGGCCGACCAGGCGGTCGCCGACATCGACTTCGACCACACGATCGGCGGGCACCACGGCGAGATGTCGCTGCGCATGGTCTACGTGCACATGATCGGCGAGTACGCGCGGCACAACGGGCACGCCGATCTGCTGCGCGAGGCGATCGACGGGACGACCGGCCGGTGA
- a CDS encoding GAP family protein — MISVLVLVIPLALAGAVSPVMLTEQTVLLAGRDGRRVAGCYAIGVGGTFLVLLWLMVAFGHSIALPKEPRLSASLDLVLGLLLILIAALLRYRRRRAPEAKKPRDYGLGLVQAFGFGVFSMATNFTTLAIMVPVAKEISASHLDVLGRLTVVCIVAVVGALPAWLPLAMTLVAPDPTRRGLQVLSDFIDRRGPLITILLLAAAGTFLVIRGIVHMIGL, encoded by the coding sequence ATGATCAGCGTCCTCGTGCTCGTGATCCCGCTGGCTCTCGCCGGGGCCGTCAGCCCCGTCATGCTCACCGAGCAGACCGTGCTGCTGGCTGGGCGCGACGGACGCCGCGTCGCGGGCTGCTACGCGATCGGGGTCGGCGGGACGTTCTTGGTGCTCCTGTGGCTCATGGTGGCCTTCGGCCATTCCATCGCTTTGCCCAAGGAGCCCAGGCTCAGCGCCTCCCTCGACCTCGTCCTCGGCTTGCTCCTGATCCTCATCGCTGCGCTGCTCCGGTACCGCCGGCGGCGTGCCCCCGAGGCCAAGAAGCCGCGCGACTACGGGCTCGGCCTGGTCCAGGCGTTCGGATTCGGCGTGTTCTCGATGGCGACGAACTTCACGACGTTGGCGATCATGGTCCCGGTGGCCAAGGAGATCTCCGCCAGCCATCTGGACGTCCTCGGACGCCTGACCGTGGTCTGCATCGTGGCCGTCGTGGGGGCGTTGCCGGCGTGGCTGCCCCTGGCGATGACGCTGGTGGCGCCCGATCCCACGCGCCGGGGCCTGCAGGTGCTGAGTGACTTCATCGACAGGCGCGGTCCGCTGATCACGATCCTGCTGCTGGCCGCGGCGGGCACCTTCCTGGTGATCCGGGGCATCGTCCACATGATCGGTCTGTGA
- a CDS encoding CpaF family protein translates to MESSTAALADRVRDLVRQRRIDPRTDTASVRLAAIDAIAEHDARSLTGAVRTLDEPEVVIGQIVADVSGFGPLQALLDDESVEEIWINEPSRVFVARGGRHELTSLILTTDQVRELVERMLSSSGRRVDVSQPFVDAMLPGGHRLHVVLDGIARGFAAVNIRKFVAKAHSLADLVTLGTLDPASATFLDAGVRAGLNIVVSGGTQAGKTTLLNCLAASIPGSQRLVSVEEVFELQTGHPDWVAMQTRQAGLEGTGTIDLRMLVKEALRMRPSRIIVGEVRAAECLDLLLALNAGLPGMASIHANSARQALVKLCTLPLLAGDNIGSRFVVPTVASSVDLVVHTGLEPDGSRAVREIVAVTGRVENGLIESEPMFVRRAGRMERAYGVPLRRDAFEQAGIDLDDVLGTVRWVP, encoded by the coding sequence ATGGAATCGTCGACGGCGGCACTTGCGGACCGAGTCCGTGATCTGGTGCGCCAGCGACGCATCGATCCGCGCACCGACACCGCCTCGGTGCGGCTGGCCGCGATCGATGCGATCGCCGAGCACGACGCCCGCAGCCTAACCGGAGCCGTGCGGACGCTGGACGAGCCGGAGGTGGTGATCGGCCAGATCGTTGCCGATGTGTCCGGGTTCGGACCGCTGCAGGCGCTGCTGGATGACGAGTCGGTGGAGGAGATCTGGATCAACGAGCCGTCGCGGGTGTTCGTCGCGCGGGGCGGCCGCCATGAGCTCACCTCGCTGATCCTGACCACCGATCAGGTGCGGGAGCTGGTCGAGCGGATGCTGTCGTCATCGGGGCGGCGCGTCGACGTGAGCCAGCCGTTCGTGGACGCGATGCTGCCCGGCGGGCACCGGCTGCACGTCGTCCTGGACGGGATCGCTCGGGGCTTCGCTGCGGTCAACATCCGCAAGTTCGTCGCGAAGGCGCACTCCTTGGCCGATCTCGTCACGCTCGGCACCCTCGACCCGGCCAGTGCCACCTTCTTGGACGCCGGCGTGCGCGCAGGTCTCAACATCGTCGTCTCCGGAGGAACCCAGGCGGGGAAGACGACCCTTCTGAACTGCCTGGCCGCCTCGATCCCGGGCTCGCAGCGGCTCGTGTCGGTCGAGGAGGTCTTCGAGCTGCAGACGGGACACCCCGACTGGGTCGCGATGCAGACTCGTCAGGCCGGACTCGAGGGAACCGGAACGATCGACCTGCGGATGCTGGTGAAGGAGGCGCTGCGCATGCGCCCGTCGCGGATCATCGTCGGCGAGGTGCGCGCCGCCGAGTGCCTGGACCTGTTGCTGGCCCTCAACGCCGGGCTCCCGGGCATGGCCAGCATCCACGCGAACTCCGCACGACAGGCGCTGGTCAAGCTGTGCACGCTGCCGCTGCTGGCCGGTGACAACATCGGCTCTCGGTTCGTGGTGCCCACGGTCGCCTCCTCGGTCGACCTCGTCGTCCACACAGGGCTCGAACCGGACGGCAGCCGCGCCGTGCGCGAGATCGTCGCCGTCACCGGACGGGTCGAGAACGGGCTGATCGAGTCCGAGCCGATGTTCGTCCGACGCGCAGGACGAATGGAGCGGGCGTACGGCGTCCCGTTGCGCCGCGACGCCTTCGAGCAGGCGGGCATCGACCTCGACGATGTGCTGGGGACGGTCCGATGGGTGCCCTGA
- a CDS encoding type II secretion system F family protein: MGALTGLMAGLGVVLVAWAFTDPHWRPARRRRPRTSPLGALLAQAGVQGIAPAQLVGLCVISFFVGGVAMAGFSGVAAIGLVFGLMAAGLPVAVLRGRAAKRLREHAAVWPDAVDNLTSAVRAGLSLPEALIQLGERGPEGLREAFVQFGRDYQASGRFNESLDLLKDRLADPVGDRVVEALRIAREVGGGDLGRMLRSLSGFLRDDLRTRGELESRQSWTVNGARLAVAAPWLVLLLMCLQGDVIDRFASGTGLVVLLTGAALCLIAYRLMMWIGRLPAERRILA, from the coding sequence ATGGGTGCCCTGACCGGCCTGATGGCCGGGCTCGGTGTCGTCCTGGTCGCCTGGGCCTTCACCGATCCGCACTGGCGACCGGCGCGCCGGCGCCGGCCACGCACGAGTCCCCTGGGCGCCTTGTTGGCGCAAGCGGGTGTGCAGGGCATCGCTCCGGCGCAGCTCGTCGGTCTGTGCGTGATCTCCTTCTTCGTGGGCGGTGTCGCCATGGCCGGGTTCTCCGGTGTCGCGGCGATCGGCCTGGTCTTCGGCCTGATGGCCGCCGGGCTGCCGGTCGCGGTGCTGCGCGGGCGGGCCGCGAAACGCCTGCGCGAGCACGCTGCCGTCTGGCCCGATGCGGTCGACAACCTGACATCGGCAGTGCGGGCGGGCCTGTCGTTGCCCGAGGCGCTGATCCAGCTCGGGGAGCGGGGTCCTGAGGGGTTGCGCGAGGCCTTCGTCCAGTTCGGCCGTGACTACCAGGCATCCGGACGTTTCAACGAGTCCCTCGACCTGCTCAAGGACCGGCTGGCCGATCCGGTCGGCGACCGGGTGGTCGAGGCGCTTCGAATCGCGCGCGAGGTCGGCGGCGGAGATCTCGGGCGGATGCTCCGGTCGCTGTCCGGCTTCCTGCGCGATGACCTGCGCACGCGCGGTGAGCTGGAGTCGCGACAGTCGTGGACCGTCAACGGTGCGCGGCTGGCCGTGGCGGCGCCGTGGTTGGTGCTGCTGCTGATGTGTCTCCAGGGGGATGTCATCGATCGGTTCGCGAGCGGGACAGGGCTGGTCGTCCTGCTGACCGGCGCGGCGCTGTGCCTGATCGCGTATCGCCTGATGATGTGGATCGGCCGTCTTCCCGCCGAACGCCGGATCCTGGCGTGA
- a CDS encoding type II secretion system F family protein, translating to MTGAMIGLLLSSGLLLTATGWLRTRRPSLEQRVVPYVRDVHPQVVGPSGASVVGAVFGPSVRRAGELVGEVLGGSASVSRRLVRLGSPMSVDDFRIRQVLWGAGGLGAGIALSLLLWSAGRSGVPLLLLICLLGFVGGVLWCDQRLSAQVTDREREMRAEFPVVADLLALAVAAGESPVAGLERIMRVCHGALADELGSVVADVRTGTPIAAAFDALAARTGVTSIARFAEGLAVAVERGTPLVDVLHAQAADVRESGRRELIEAGGRKEVAMMIPVVFLILPVTVIFAFFPGYVGLHLTSGT from the coding sequence ATGACCGGCGCGATGATCGGCCTCCTGCTGTCCTCCGGGCTGTTGCTGACCGCGACGGGGTGGTTGCGGACGCGCCGGCCGAGCCTGGAGCAGCGGGTCGTGCCGTACGTCCGTGACGTCCACCCGCAGGTCGTGGGGCCCAGTGGAGCCAGCGTGGTGGGTGCGGTGTTCGGTCCGTCCGTGCGACGTGCCGGCGAGCTGGTCGGGGAGGTGCTGGGCGGTTCGGCCAGCGTCTCGCGCCGACTCGTTCGGCTCGGGTCGCCGATGTCGGTGGACGACTTCCGCATCCGGCAGGTGCTGTGGGGCGCAGGCGGCCTGGGCGCGGGCATCGCGCTGTCGTTGCTGCTGTGGTCTGCCGGACGATCCGGCGTCCCGCTGCTCCTGCTCATCTGCCTGCTCGGATTCGTCGGCGGGGTGTTGTGGTGCGATCAGCGCCTCTCGGCCCAGGTGACGGACCGGGAGCGCGAGATGCGAGCGGAGTTCCCGGTGGTCGCTGACCTGCTCGCCCTGGCCGTCGCAGCGGGGGAGAGCCCGGTCGCCGGGCTCGAGCGCATCATGCGGGTGTGCCACGGGGCGCTGGCCGACGAGCTCGGCTCCGTGGTCGCGGACGTCCGCACCGGCACGCCCATCGCCGCGGCCTTCGACGCCCTCGCCGCGCGCACCGGCGTCACCAGCATCGCCCGGTTCGCCGAAGGGCTCGCCGTCGCCGTCGAGCGCGGCACCCCGCTGGTCGACGTCCTGCACGCCCAGGCCGCCGATGTGCGCGAGTCGGGCCGACGCGAGCTCATCGAGGCCGGTGGCCGCAAGGAGGTCGCGATGATGATTCCCGTCGTGTTCCTGATCCTGCCGGTCACCGTCATCTTTGCCTTCTTCCCCGGTTACGTAGGGCTCCACCTCACCTCAGGCACCTAG
- a CDS encoding TadE/TadG family type IV pilus assembly protein, producing the protein MTARERGAAVVEFVLVMVLLVPLVLGIAQVALVLHVRNTLAAAASEGARASSPLGASPADGETRARAMIRAALDDRYAGDVRSSWTSVDGLPGAVVEVRARVPALGLFGPSVPLTVRGHAVREVEP; encoded by the coding sequence GTGACGGCTCGCGAGCGCGGCGCGGCCGTCGTCGAGTTCGTGCTCGTCATGGTCCTGCTGGTGCCTCTCGTGCTGGGCATCGCCCAGGTGGCCCTGGTGCTGCACGTGCGCAACACGCTCGCGGCGGCTGCCTCGGAAGGGGCACGGGCCTCCTCTCCGCTCGGCGCGTCGCCGGCCGACGGTGAGACCCGGGCCCGGGCCATGATCCGGGCAGCACTGGACGACCGCTACGCCGGTGACGTGCGGTCGTCGTGGACGAGCGTGGACGGGCTGCCCGGCGCGGTCGTCGAGGTGCGGGCGCGCGTTCCGGCTCTTGGCCTGTTCGGCCCGTCCGTGCCGTTGACCGTCCGCGGGCATGCCGTCAGGGAGGTCGAGCCATGA
- a CDS encoding pilus assembly protein TadG-related protein yields MRQERGTITVMTIGFLVFLGLLVVVVVNSSAAFLQRQQLDNVADGAARAAADGLSTDTFYRTGAITLNGSAARRLVGDYVRGPGVRVVQVRADANQVLVRLERSVTLAIAPPGWNPRTTIVSEATAQLRPTP; encoded by the coding sequence ATGAGGCAAGAGCGCGGCACCATCACGGTCATGACGATCGGCTTCCTGGTCTTCCTGGGGCTGCTGGTCGTGGTGGTTGTCAACTCCTCGGCGGCGTTCCTGCAGCGCCAGCAGCTCGACAACGTCGCGGACGGAGCCGCCCGTGCCGCCGCCGATGGGCTGAGCACCGACACGTTCTACCGCACCGGTGCGATCACCCTCAACGGTTCAGCGGCCCGCAGGCTCGTCGGTGACTACGTCCGTGGCCCGGGCGTCCGGGTGGTTCAGGTCCGTGCCGACGCGAACCAGGTGCTGGTCCGCCTCGAACGGTCGGTGACGCTGGCGATCGCACCGCCAGGGTGGAACCCGCGCACCACGATCGTCTCGGAGGCCACCGCACAGCTACGTCCCACGCCGTGA
- a CDS encoding thermonuclease family protein — MTPLRGILASALATVLVGASMLVAAPAQAADMDCSDFATQADAQAFYLANGGPAADPHRLDAEGDGLACETLPCPCSKLPAPPPPTTAPVSPCGRNPKVVEKAVVLSVIDGDTLRVRIDGRSQKVRLLGINSPERKKKGYASATKALKKLAPPRKTVALISDPTQKYADRYGRILRYVERGSRDVNKAQLSKGWAKYSDVRTCAPLVKKKTYKSAEHSAKKAKRGIWK, encoded by the coding sequence ATGACTCCACTCCGCGGGATCCTTGCGTCGGCCCTCGCCACCGTCCTGGTTGGCGCCTCGATGCTGGTTGCGGCACCGGCGCAAGCGGCGGACATGGACTGCAGTGACTTCGCGACCCAGGCCGACGCGCAGGCGTTCTACCTTGCAAACGGCGGGCCCGCTGCTGACCCTCATCGCCTTGACGCGGAGGGCGACGGGTTGGCTTGCGAGACGCTGCCGTGCCCGTGCAGCAAGTTGCCTGCTCCGCCACCTCCCACGACGGCTCCCGTGTCGCCATGCGGAAGGAATCCGAAGGTCGTTGAGAAGGCAGTCGTGCTGTCGGTGATCGACGGCGACACTCTCAGAGTCCGGATTGACGGAAGGTCCCAAAAGGTCCGCTTGCTCGGCATCAACTCTCCCGAACGCAAGAAGAAGGGCTACGCGTCCGCGACGAAAGCGCTCAAGAAGCTGGCGCCCCCGAGGAAGACAGTCGCGCTGATCAGTGACCCCACGCAGAAGTACGCGGACAGGTACGGTCGCATCCTGCGCTACGTCGAACGCGGCTCGAGGGACGTGAACAAGGCGCAGCTGTCCAAGGGGTGGGCCAAGTACTCCGACGTGAGGACGTGTGCCCCGCTGGTGAAGAAGAAGACGTACAAGAGCGCTGAACACTCCGCGAAGAAGGCCAAGCGCGGCATCTGGAAGTGA
- a CDS encoding DUF202 domain-containing protein, with protein MPRAADGRSDPPVPSDERTTLAWERTALSLFALLAATVKHTSSLLGPAALLLLAPVALLSVWVLVEGWRRYDDDRYYRVYRAIGGPTFVLAFTIALAAVVEMAHLLTR; from the coding sequence ATGCCGCGAGCCGCCGACGGACGATCCGATCCCCCCGTCCCCAGCGACGAGCGGACGACGCTCGCGTGGGAGCGCACCGCGCTCAGCCTGTTCGCCCTCCTGGCCGCCACGGTGAAGCACACGTCGTCCCTGCTCGGCCCCGCCGCGCTCCTGCTGCTGGCGCCCGTGGCGCTGCTGTCGGTCTGGGTGCTGGTCGAGGGCTGGCGGCGTTACGACGATGATCGCTACTACCGCGTCTACCGCGCGATCGGCGGCCCGACCTTCGTCCTGGCGTTCACGATCGCACTGGCGGCGGTGGTCGAGATGGCCCACCTGCTCACGCGGTGA
- a CDS encoding YidH family protein, translated as MVDLSIPSGAQKAIAMTLLILAVFTALVSWVRWGLVERSMRRREPMPPIGFGTLMVLGLIGISAVLIIAWV; from the coding sequence GTGGTCGACCTGTCGATCCCCTCCGGGGCGCAGAAGGCCATCGCGATGACGCTGCTGATCCTGGCCGTCTTCACCGCGCTCGTCTCGTGGGTCCGGTGGGGACTCGTCGAGCGGTCGATGCGCCGCCGTGAGCCGATGCCGCCGATCGGCTTCGGGACGCTGATGGTGCTGGGCCTGATCGGCATCTCGGCCGTGTTGATCATCGCGTGGGTGTGA
- a CDS encoding endo alpha-1,4 polygalactosaminidase, which produces MIAPLASLLAAVAVTAAPITLPPTAGVADYQLGGAYPPAANVQIVTRDRSAAPAPGRYSICYVNSFQTQPGTLRWWKKKHPSLLLRDAKGRLVRDPGWRDEVLLDIRTAKKRAALGAINRAWFAQCARKGYRAIEPDNLDSWTRSKGRLKKTHAVSFAKRLVREAHGVNLAIAQKNAPQLSRLRLGFDFAVAEECEVYRECGTYRRYYGTRLIEIEYTDNGRSAFRQACAARGGSASILLRDRGVVRPSSRRYVFEAC; this is translated from the coding sequence ATGATCGCCCCGCTCGCATCCCTGCTCGCCGCCGTGGCGGTGACCGCCGCCCCGATCACGCTGCCGCCCACGGCGGGGGTCGCGGACTATCAGCTCGGTGGCGCCTATCCACCGGCCGCGAACGTCCAGATCGTCACCCGGGACCGCTCGGCCGCGCCGGCACCCGGCAGGTACTCGATCTGCTACGTCAACTCCTTCCAGACCCAGCCGGGCACGCTGCGCTGGTGGAAGAAGAAGCACCCGTCGTTGCTGCTGCGCGATGCGAAGGGACGCCTCGTCCGCGATCCCGGCTGGCGCGACGAGGTGCTGCTGGACATCCGCACCGCCAAGAAGCGTGCTGCGCTGGGAGCGATCAACCGGGCCTGGTTCGCCCAGTGCGCCCGCAAGGGATATCGGGCCATCGAGCCGGACAACCTCGACTCGTGGACGCGTTCGAAGGGGCGCCTGAAGAAGACGCACGCGGTCAGCTTCGCCAAACGGCTCGTGCGGGAGGCCCACGGCGTGAATCTCGCGATCGCGCAGAAGAACGCCCCGCAGCTCAGCCGCCTGCGCCTCGGTTTCGACTTCGCCGTGGCCGAGGAGTGCGAGGTCTACCGTGAGTGCGGCACCTACCGGCGGTACTACGGAACGCGTCTGATCGAGATCGAGTACACCGACAACGGGCGCTCCGCGTTCAGGCAAGCCTGCGCCGCGCGCGGCGGGTCGGCGTCCATCCTGTTGCGCGACCGCGGCGTCGTCCGGCCGAGCTCGAGGCGGTACGTCTTCGAGGCGTGCTGA
- a CDS encoding NAD(P)-dependent alcohol dehydrogenase has protein sequence MKAVVFEKYKTAPSLRDVPKPTPGPGEVLLKVAGAGACHSDVAVFRDFDEQFGPPQLKPSFVLGHENSGWVEALGEGVSGFTVGDAYLVYGPAGCGHCRACSRGQDTYCENAATMPYLAMGLGRDGGMAEYVVVPARNLVPLGDADPVAAAPLSDAALTPYHAIKKSLPALGGGGKFALVIGLGGLGQIAVQILTALTGATVIATDAKQDAMDRARANGAITVPGGPDQAEAIRAATGGKGVDAVFDLVGVDATIALAMSVVAIRGRATIVGIGNGTFAWNFYTAPYEAELANTYWGTVEELYEVVDLYRAGKITPEVEIFALDDALEAYRKLEAGELSGRAVVAPHGRWPRTDARMRPGAAGTPSHCRVGSQDSDRLAGHS, from the coding sequence ATGAAAGCCGTCGTCTTCGAGAAGTACAAGACCGCCCCCAGCCTTCGCGACGTCCCCAAGCCGACTCCAGGTCCCGGGGAGGTGCTGCTGAAGGTCGCCGGCGCCGGCGCCTGCCACTCCGACGTCGCGGTCTTCCGCGACTTCGACGAGCAGTTCGGTCCACCGCAGCTCAAGCCGTCGTTCGTGCTGGGGCACGAGAACTCGGGCTGGGTCGAAGCGCTCGGTGAAGGTGTCAGCGGCTTCACGGTCGGTGATGCCTACCTGGTCTACGGGCCGGCCGGGTGCGGCCACTGCCGCGCCTGCTCGCGCGGGCAGGACACCTACTGCGAGAACGCAGCGACCATGCCGTACCTCGCGATGGGCCTGGGACGTGACGGAGGGATGGCCGAGTACGTCGTGGTCCCCGCGCGCAATCTGGTCCCACTGGGCGATGCCGATCCGGTCGCCGCAGCGCCGCTCTCGGACGCCGCCTTGACGCCGTACCACGCGATCAAGAAGTCGCTCCCCGCTCTCGGCGGCGGCGGGAAGTTCGCGCTTGTGATCGGCCTGGGTGGTCTGGGCCAGATCGCCGTGCAGATCCTGACCGCCCTCACCGGCGCCACCGTCATCGCCACCGACGCCAAGCAGGACGCCATGGACCGTGCCCGGGCCAACGGTGCGATCACGGTTCCGGGCGGCCCGGACCAGGCCGAGGCCATCCGCGCGGCAACCGGCGGCAAGGGCGTCGACGCGGTGTTCGACCTGGTCGGCGTCGATGCGACGATCGCGCTGGCGATGTCGGTGGTCGCCATCCGCGGGCGGGCGACGATCGTGGGCATCGGCAACGGCACCTTCGCGTGGAACTTCTACACCGCGCCCTACGAGGCCGAGCTGGCGAACACCTACTGGGGCACCGTCGAGGAGCTGTACGAGGTCGTCGACCTGTACCGCGCCGGCAAGATCACGCCCGAGGTCGAGATCTTCGCGCTCGACGACGCGCTCGAGGCGTACCGCAAGCTGGAGGCCGGTGAGCTGTCCGGGCGTGCGGTCGTCGCCCCGCACGGTCGCTGGCCGCGTACGGACGCTCGAATGCGCCCGGGTGCGGCTGGAACACCCAGTCATTGCAGGGTGGGCTCACAGGATTCTGACAGGCTTGCCGGTCATTCTTGA